From the Nodularia sphaerocarpa UHCC 0038 genome, the window TCAGGCGGCCTTACTTGGAGATTATATTGATGCTTTCTGCAATACTTACCAAGAACGGATGGAAGAAGACGACCAAATAACCACGGATCTACTCACCCACTTGGCGCTAAAACTGCTTGTAGATTTACTGTTTTACAGTGCGCCTGGTGGTCATCGCCGTCTCTGGCTAGCACTCATAGATAGTTCTGCAAAATTTTAGATCATCGTCTTTTTCGCCGTTTCTGCCATGCCATCATTAAATTCTGTCATTCGACGCTACACACCCCCAACTTGTACCCTAGAAATATGGGCGCAAAGTTCACCTTTATCCCATTGGATGGGAAAAACAGTGATCAAGCAGCTCACCTTTGAACTACACTTTGATGATCCGCAACTACCAGAAGAACGCAGAATCCCAATTCGGGGCGATCGCGACCAACTAGAAATTTTGTCTGATGTGGTAACAAGCTACGTGCAAGAATTGCTACAGCAACCCCCAGATAACTTTTGGCTCAACCTTTCGGAACCCCAGGATTCGAGTAAAGTATCTGATAATTTAAAGTTCACAGATTTTCAGCAATCTTTACCCCCAACTACTGAGATATTCAAATCTTTTACCTCCCAGATACCAGCAGCCGCCATCCGCTTAGAAACAGGTAGCTATTTAACTCACAATTTGTTTCTTGGACCCCTCGCTAACCAAACATCTGGTTCTGTAATTCAACTGAGTCTACTGCAACTATTCGATTTAGCAACTGCTTTAGACGAATACGCTGCTGATGTCATGGCCTTACCAAATCTCAATCACAATAATAAAGTTTTGCGATTACCTGCTTGGGCCCCCATCGCCGCAGTCATGGTTTTGAGTGTAGGTTTACTACCAGCCACTTTGCAATTTGCTAACAATAACAAGCAAAATCAACCACAAATAGCCACAAGATCAGAGCCAGAAGAATTGAAAACTGCCCTGGAACCCTCACCCTCTGTGGAAGTTCCCACATCGCCACTCGCATTGACTCCCCCGGATAATTTAACATCTTCACCACCTTTACCACCTTTAGGCTCCGATTCTCAAATTCCTGCTGCGAGTTTCCCACAACAGCCCCTGACATCACCTAACTCTAGTCTGTTTACCAACTCCTCTTCATCCCTACCATCTGCACAAGATCCACTATTTATATTTGAGTCCAAGGTTCCACAGATGGAAAGCAATGCACGAAGTGCAACCTCTACAAGAATTTCCGAACAGCAATTTGCTACTCAGCCAATTCCCACAGCCTCAATTCCCCAGAGTGAAAGTGCGCTACCCCAAAGGCGGTCTTTACCACCCAGCCTATCTCCTAACAGAGACACATTACCCAGGATCTCATCAGTTCCCTTGTCTGTGTCCACTAATCCCAAGAACAATATTAACCAGATTTCTTCCCCGTCTGACTCACCAGTTAACCCACCGCAAATTGAAAAAACAATTAATCCTTCTGTAAATGTTGCGAATGAGGCAGATAATAATATTAATAATTCATTAGTTGGTAGATCAATGAGTCAACCCCTAACCACCACATCCGAAGAGTTGAACTCTGGGAGGACTTTGTTTGACACACCTCAAGTAGCAGAAGCCAGACAAATCTTTACAGAGCGCTGGCAGCCACCTATTGGATTCACACAAACATTAGAATATAGTTTGATCGTGGGTGTTGATGGTAAAGTTGAAAGAATTTATCCCCTGAATCAGGCTGCAAGAACATTCATTGAGGATGCGGGGAT encodes:
- a CDS encoding DUF4335 domain-containing protein, translated to MPSLNSVIRRYTPPTCTLEIWAQSSPLSHWMGKTVIKQLTFELHFDDPQLPEERRIPIRGDRDQLEILSDVVTSYVQELLQQPPDNFWLNLSEPQDSSKVSDNLKFTDFQQSLPPTTEIFKSFTSQIPAAAIRLETGSYLTHNLFLGPLANQTSGSVIQLSLLQLFDLATALDEYAADVMALPNLNHNNKVLRLPAWAPIAAVMVLSVGLLPATLQFANNNKQNQPQIATRSEPEELKTALEPSPSVEVPTSPLALTPPDNLTSSPPLPPLGSDSQIPAASFPQQPLTSPNSSLFTNSSSSLPSAQDPLFIFESKVPQMESNARSATSTRISEQQFATQPIPTASIPQSESALPQRRSLPPSLSPNRDTLPRISSVPLSVSTNPKNNINQISSPSDSPVNPPQIEKTINPSVNVANEADNNINNSLVGRSMSQPLTTTSEELNSGRTLFDTPQVAEARQIFTERWQPPIGFTQTLEYSLIVGVDGKVERIYPLNQAARTFIEDAGMPEIGQPFVSADKYGRNVRIRVVLSPDGKVQTFPENE